ACCAATGCAGATAAGTAGGGACAATACTAACCGCAGAACTTATGTAGGTATTAATATAAGGGATCGAGATGTAAAGTCCGTTGTGTTGGATATTCAGGAAAAGCTAGATGCGGAATTCAAATTACCTGCCGGATATTTTATTCGTTACGGAGGTGCTTTTGAGAATTTAGAAAGGGCAATTGCAAAATTACAAATGGTAGTGCCCATAGCGCTGCTACTTATCTTTATCCTTATTTATTTCGCTTTAAAATCCCTACCTCAAACGATTATGATTTATTTGGCTATTCCTATGGCAACTATTGGGGGCGTATTTGCTTTATGGCTGCTAGATATGCCTTTTAGTATTTCCGCGGGAGTAGGTTTTATTGTGCTTTTTGGAGTCGCAGTGCTGAACGGACTGGTTATGGTAAGTGGATTGAACGAGCTGAAAGAAGAAGGTGTTACCAATCTAAAAGACCGAATTATAGCGGGTACAAAACGGCGTATTCGCCCTATAATGTTAACCGCTTTTACGGATATTTTGGGCTTTCTCCCTATGGCAATTTCTGCTTCTGCGGGAGCTGAGGTACAACGTCCTTTGGCTACCGTGGTTATCGGGGGGCTGCTAACCTCAACTTTATTGACGCTTTTTATACTTCCTATTTTTTATCAGTGGGTAGAAAACAGGGAAGAACGAAAACTAAAATTAAATCCACAGCTTAAAACGGCGCTACTTATTGTAGGTTTTATGACTGTGACATTCAACGGATATTCCCAAGAAACTGAAACTTCACTACCTATTGTTTCTCTAGAGAAAGCAGTAGAGATAGCTAAACAGAACTACCCATTGTTAAAATCAGGTCAGTTAGAAATAGAACGACGGACTTCGCAGAAAGCAGAAATATATGATTTCGGAAATACTTGGCTGTATAGCAGTGGCGAAGAAATATCGGATGACCGTGGCGTGTATACCTTGGTTGGTGTGGGGCAACAAAATATAGATGTGTTCGGTATCCATGCTAAAAAACGTTTGTATAAACAGCGTGTTGCACTGGCAGAGGCTGCGTATGAACTTTCAGAACTTCAGGTAGAGCAAGAAGTGAAGAAAGCTTGGGCTAGAGTTTACAAAGCTAAAAAGGGATACCTCTTGTATCAGGAGTTAGATTCGGTCTATAATCAGTTTGAAAAAGCGATTGAACTTAACTATGAGGTAGAGGCAATTTCAAAGTTGGAATATACTTCTGCAATGAATCAGGCCTTGCAGATGAAAAACAAATTTCAACAGGCTCAAGGTGATTATGCTATTGCCTTGCAGCAGTTTAATCTTTGGTTGGCTTCGGAAACGTATTATACAGTTTCAGATGTTCTGGGAGATGAAATAGATACGGTGTTTGAGATACATCCAGATTTAAAAAATCACCCTAAATACCAACTTTTAGAGAAACAAATTGATGAAGCCCAGGCCGATTTTAAAGCAGCGCAGGCAGGATTGTTGCCTAAAATCAATCTGCAAGGTGGGCTTCAGCAAGTAAATGGAGATGATGGTTTTTATAGTTATCAAGCAGGTATTACGGTTCCGTTTTTTTCGGGTACGGTTCGCAGTCGGAAAAAATCGGCTAAAATCAATAAAGAGATAGTAAAAACAAATGCAGATTTTGAACAACGCCAGTTAATGTCAGAATATAGACAAGCTTTAACTTCCTATCAAAAATGGAAAACGTCATGGTTGTTCTATACAAATGAGGCGCTTCCCCTTTCCGCAGAACAACACAAAGGTGCATTATTGGCCTATAAAGAAGGTGCGGTAGACTATGTGGGCTTTACCCAAATTATACGGGATGCCATTCAAACAGAAATGGATGGCTTTGATGCGTTGGACAACTACTTAGAATCTATATACGAACTACAATATTTCAATCAATAAAAACATGAAAAATCTATATAAATACATTGCAGTTACACTGTTCGTTTTGATGTTAGGTCTTACCTCTTGTGGTGATAGCCAAACGAAAGAAAATGGGAGTGAATCAAATCATGGCCATGAAGAAACTGGCAAACACGAAGAAGGAAAAGAAGAGGTAATGCTCAATGAACAGCAATATGAAGCTTTACAAATGCAGACGGATACTTTGCATATGCGGAATATGAGCGGTTACGTTGAGGCAAACGGGCAATTAGAAGTGCCGCCACAGAACGAAGCAGCAATAACTTCTGTAGTAGGGGCAAACGTGGTAGCTATAGAAGTGATAGAAGGTGATAAAATTGAAAAGGGCCAGACGGTAGCCTATCTTTCTCACCCGAACATCATTCAAAAACAAACGGATTATTTAAACGCTTTTAGCAATAGCCAGTTTTTGAAAAAAGAATACGAGCGCCAGAAAAAACTGTATGATGCAGGCGTAGGTAGCGGACTAAATTTTCAGAAAGCTGAGGCCGAGTACCAAGCATCCAGAGGAAAGGTGAGGGGTATGGCTGCACAATTAAAGCAATTGAATATAAACGCCGCAGGTGTACAAAAGGGAACTATTTACCAGCGGGTGGCACTGCGCAGTCCTATTGAAGGGCACGTACAAAAGGTAAATGTGAAAACGGGACAATATGTAGATCCCCAAGCCCATCTTTTTGAAGTAGTGGATACACACCACGTGCATGCTGATCTTATGGTTTTTGAGAAAGATGTGTATAAGATTAAAGAGGGGCAAACGGTTAAGTTTTATGTACAATCTTTGGGTGAAAAGGAGTTGATCGCTGAGATTTATTCCATTGGTAAAACCTTTGAGAAAAGTCCAAAAGCGCTACATGTGCATGCAGAGATTGAGAATAAAGAGGGAAACTTAATTCCTGGAATGTATATAAAAGGCAGGATTCAAGTGGCTAATAATGATGTGAAGGCAATTCCAGAAAGTGCCATTGCCAAAGACGGAAATAAGAGTTTTGTATTTACCGTAGAGGAAGAGGGCGATGCATTTAGTTTTGTTCCGTATGAGGTTACTATAGGAAGCGTAGATGATGGTTGGGTGGCTATAGATTTTTTCAAAGAAATTAATGACTCCGCTAGATTTGCTTTTAATAATGCCTATTATTTAATGGCGGAAATGAAAAAAGGGGAGGCAGAACATAGCCACTGAGAAAATTAAAATCATAGAGAACGATAAGGCTAATAATTAATGGTTTTGAGATGGGTTATATTCTTAAAATCAGGTTTATTTTAAACTATTGAAACCAGTTGGGAACGGGTTGGTAGCTCAAATTTTTAAATGATGAGAGAGAATAGAAAGACAGATACAACAGACGTACATGCGCATGAAATGGACGAGGGATGTTGCGGTTCTGGTGACAGTTGTAGTACGGAAAAGAGTAACAACCCGTACCTGCCCGCTATCCTAAGTTTTACGCTTTTGTTGGCCGGTATGGCAATGGATTATTTTGAAGTTCCATTCTTTCAGGGTTGGGTTCGCCTTATTTGGTATGTAGCGGCCTATATTCCTGTGGGTTTTCCCGTTATGAAAATGGGCTGGAACGCTATTTTAAAGGGACAGTTTTTTACGGAATTTTTTCTAATGACCGTAGCTACTGTAGGTGCTTTTGTACTGGGGGAGTATCCAGAAGGCGTCACGGTAATGTTATTTTATGCTGTTGGTGAACTGTTTCAAGATGCGGCCGTGTCTAGGGCAAAAGGCAATATCCAGGCCTTATTGGACGTCCGGCCCAACGAGGCGCGAGTTTTTCGCAATGAGGAGTATGTAACCGTAGTACCGGACGAAGTCAAAATCGGGGAAAAAGTTCAGGTACGTGTAGGGGAGAAGATACCCATAGACGGCATCTTGTTATCCGAAAAGGCAAGTTTGAACACCGCCGCCATTTCCGGGGAAAGCAAACCCACATCCGCTATTAAAGGAGCTAAAGTATTTGAGGGCAGCATCAATTTGGATGGTGTGGTGGAAGTGGAAAGTTCCAAGGAGTTTAAAGATAGTTCCATTGCCCGTATTCTAGATATGGTTCAGAATGCTACGGCAAGGAAGTCTAAGACGGAGCTTTTCATAAGAAAATTTGCTAGGATTTATACACCTATCGTAGTGTATTTGGCAATTGCACTTACCCTGTTGCCCTATTTTTTCGTAGAAATATATGTTTTTCAGGATTGGTTGTACCGGGCATTGGTGTTTTTAGTGATTTCATGCCCTTGTGCGCTGGTCATCTCTATTCCCTTGGGATATTTTGGGGGATTGGGTGCGGCATCTAGGAATGGTATTCTGTTTAAAGGGGCCTCGTTTTTGGATACCATGACCAAGCTGAATACCATAGCGATGGATAAAACGGGAACGGTGACCAAAGGGGTGTTTAAAATCAGGGATATTGTATTACATGGAAATGGACAAAATGAAAGCACAATCACCCAAAATGAGCTAATGAACTACCTCGCAGCTCTGGAGTCACAATCTACACACCCGATAGCCAAAGCCATAATGGACTTTCATTTGAAGGAAGATTTAGGGTTTAGCGCAACGGAGGTTACCGAAGTAGCCGGCATGGGGCTAAAAGGTACCGTTAACGGTAAAACGGTCTTTGCAGGTAATGAAACTTTATTGACTGCTCATGGCATAAGAGTACCCGATACTGCATTGGCTATAGCGGACAGTTTAGTTATGATAGCCATTGATGATGTATTTGTGGGGTATGTAACCATTGCGGATGAGTTGAAGGACGATGCCGGACAGGCCGTTCTGGAAATGAAAAAGACGGGCATCACTAATATAATAATGCTTTCCGGTGATACGGATGCCATCACCCAAGGGGTAGCAAAAAAACTAAATATAAAAAATGCCAAAGGCGGCCTCTTGCCCGAAGACAAACTGGACGAAGTAGAGCGTCTAAAAAAGAAGCCTAGAGCTACTGTAGCGTTTGTAGGAGATGGAATTAATGATGCGCCAGTGTTGGCAGCTAGTGATGTGGGTATCGCAATGGGTGGTCTGGGCAGTGATGTAGCCATAGAAACGGCCGATGTTATCATACAGACCGATCAGCCTACCAAAGTGGCACAGGCCATAGAAATAGCAAAATCCACAAGACGTATCGTTTGGCAGAATATAGCTCTTGCTTTTGGTGTCAAAGCTTTTGTTCTGCTTTTGGGTGCTTCTGGTATGGCTACCATGTGGGAGGCCGTTTTTGCAGATGTGGGTGTGGCATTGTTGGCAATTCTTAACGCAGTGCGTTTACAGCATATGAAATGGGATTGAGTACAGCGTGTAAAGGCATAGAATTCAGCGGTTAGAGCGATTGTTAAAATTGTTAAATTGATGTTATTGAGTTCGGTCAGATACTTTTTTTATGCACTTTTATATTCCAAACAACTTTTACCATGCATCTAAAATTTACCACTACTTTTTTGCCACTTCTTTTAACGCTTTTTCTAGCGAATATGAGCCAGGCTCAAAATGGAGAGATCGAGATTACAGGTACGGTCGTGGAAACCGGCGGACAGCCCGTGGCATTTGCTACGGTACTGATTGGCGATAAAGCCACACAAAAAGGAATTACGGGAACCACCACTTTAGATGATGGTTCGTTTAGTTTAAAAACGGATGCACAGGACTTCTTCGTTGAAATTAGTTTTATAGGCTTTGAGAAAAAAAGATTTGATAACCTCGTGCCCGCAAACGGTAAAATCGATTTAAAGAAAATAACACTGGCAGCAGATGCCCAACAACTGTCTGAAGTTGTTGTTGCCGGAGAGGTATCCCGGACACAGTTTAAACTAGATAAACGTGTTTTTAACGTAGGCAAGGATATTAGCAGCACGGGAGCCAGTGCATTAGAGGTGCTGAACAATGTACCTTCGGTGAACGTCAATATTGAAGGGCAAATAAGCTTACGCGGAAGCCAAGGGGTACAAGTTCTAATCAACGGGAAACCGTCCATTCTTACGGGAGAAGGTGGGAATGCCTTGGGTACGATTACTTCAGATATGATTGAACGGGTGGAGGTTATTACCAACCCCTCGGCGAAATATGATGCGGAGGGTACTTCGGGAATCATTAATATTGTCATAAAGAAAGAAGAACGTGAAGGATTTAATGGATCTATTAGCTTAAATACGGGGTCTCCGGACAATCATAGTTTTGGTTTAAGTCTCAATCGCCGTACGGAACGCTTCAATCTATTTAGTCAGTTGGGAGCTGGATATAGAGAATTACCGGACGATAGAGAGAATATTAACAGGAATCTGGTTAGTGGTACTTCAATTTTCTCAAAAGGTAAGGAGTATAGGAACGAAGAGTTTTATAATATTATTCTAGGGACGGATTATTACATTAATGAAAATAATGTATTAACCCTTTCGGGGAATTTTGCCTATGAAATAGAGGACCAACCTTCACAAACCAATTATGAATCTAGGGATGCGGATAACCAATTAGTTTCGGAATGGGAACGTACGGAAACTACTGAAGCAACAAACCCAAAATATCAATACGAGCTTCAGTATAAAAGCGATTTTAAAGACCACGAAGACCATGACCTTTTGTTCAGTGCTTTGGGTAATTTCTTTGGAAAGGACCAGTCTTCTGATTTTGAAGATTTGACCATTTCGGGAGAAGACCAAGATGCTGTGCAACGTACACGGACCGAATTTAAGGAGGCTGAATATACTTTTAAGTTAGATTACACAAGGCCTTTTAATGAGGAGTGGACCATGGAGACAGGAGGTCAATATGTAATGAACGATGTAAGTAATGACTATGAGGTAGATGATTTAGAAAATGAGGTTTATGTATCCAACCCTAATTTAACCAACGTATTTGAGTATGATCAAAAAGTCTTGGCAATTTATGGAACGGGTGCTTACGAAAGTGGTAAATGGGGAGTTAAGGCCGGAGTGCGTGCGGAGCAGACCAATCTTAATACATTGTTGAAAAATACCAATGAAAAGAATGAACAGAAGTATACAAATCTTTTCCCCAGTGCACATACTTCCTATAAATTTAATGATAAAGTTTCTATTCAGGCAGGGTATTCACGAAGAGTGTATCGTCCGGATTTGTGGGATTTGAATCCGTTTTTCAATATTAGAAACAATTTTAATATCCGCCAGGGTAATCCAGATTTACAACCAGAATTTACAGACTCTTATGAGGTTACTAGTATTTATATCATAGGAAAAGCATCGCTTAATTTTAGCGTTTATCACCGCTATACTACAGAAGTAATTGAGTCTATTAATACGTTAGAGGGAGATGTGAACATTAGCAAACCAGAAAATATTGGAACCAATAAAGCCACAGGTGTTGAGTTTAATGGAAAATATAGTCCGGTTAAATGGTTTACCGCAACTACGGATATAAATTATAATAGGTTTGTGAGAGATGGGAGCCTAGGTTCTCAAGTGTTTGATTTTAATGCTGATAGATGGTCAGGCAAACTTATGGCGAAAATTAAATTACCTGCGGATATTGATTTTGAAACTACAGGAAATTACCAGAGTAGCTATGAAACCGTACAAGGTAATACCAGTGATAATTTGTTTTTAGACCTTGGTGCGCGCAAGAAAATATTAAAGGGTAAAGGTGTCGTAAACTTTAGTGTAAGAGATGTATTTGCCTCAAGGGTAAATGAAACTGAAACAATACAAGATACTTTTTCAACATATAGTCGTAGACAGAGAGGTAGGTTTATTACTTTTGGCTTTAGCTATGGTTTCGGTAAAGGTGAAGCCATGGAATATTCAGGTAGAAGAAGATAAACTAACAGACCAAATAAAATTATGGGAAGAAAAACAGAAGAGAAGATGCGTACCTATCACAGGTATTTGGGCTTTTTCTTGGCAGGTATAATGGCTATGTATGCTATGAGCGGCATTATTTTGATTTTTAGAGATACTGATTTTCTTAAGAAAGAAGTGGCGGTAGAAAAAACAATAAAGCCAGGTCTAAAGGCAGAAGATGTAGGCAAGGTCCTAAAAATTAAACACTTTAAAATAGAGAAAGAGGAGGGAGGCATTGTTCATTTTGAAGGCGGTTCCTATAATAGTACAACAGGTGTTGCCTCATATACTCAGAAGAATTTACCTTTTGTTTTGGGTAAAATGGCCAAAATACACAAAGCAACTTCTAGTCAACCTTTGTTTTTCTTGAATATTTTCTTTGGAGCATCACTTCTCTTCTTTGTGATATCTGCTTTTTGGATGTTCAGACCCAGTGCTCCCATATTCAAAAAAGGGCTCTATTTTGCTTTAGGCGGACTCGTTCTAACCTTGATTTTAATCTTTGTTTAACTAAGAATCTAAAAGGCCAATTTTAATAGCGTGTTTGGTAAGACCAGCTAAATTTTTTACCTGTAGTTTTGAAATGAGGTTCTTACGATAGCTCTCTATGGTGTGTTTGCTCAGAAAGAGTTCATCTGCAATTTCTTGTGTGGTATATTCATCCGCAATAAGTTTAAGTACCTCTTTTTCACGGTCGGTTAGATGAACCTTTTCTTGCTTTTTGTTTTCGAACATGGCGTCTGTATAGGCACGTTTTACTTCTTGTGAAAAGTACTTTTCGCCTTTTACAACGGTTCGCATAGCCGTTAAAAGCTCGTCTTTTTCAGCATTTTTAGGAACGTAACCATCTACATTGTTTTGAATGAGTTTCTCTATCATTCCTCCATCAATATGCATACTTACTACCAATGTTTTTAGGGTAGGATATTTTTCCTTTACTATTCGGTTCAGTTCAATGCCATCCATTTCCGGCATGCTGAGGTCGGTAATGAGCAAGTGAAGTTCATTGGCACCGTTAATGTCTAGATATTTAACCACCTGCGCACCATTTTTAGCCGTAGTAGCTACTGAAAATTCAGGGGCATCGTTTAAGATACTCAGTAAACCATCTATAAACATTTTATGGTCATCTGCTATGATGAGGTTATATTTCATGTGATATTTTTTTTATAGGTATTTCAATAGCTATTACGGTTCCTCTGTTGGGTGTTGAGTCTATGTGAAGTGTGCCGTTGAGTTGGGTGATTCTACTTCGTATATTCTCAAAACCGATACCGTGGTTCGTTGCTGTAATGTCAAAACCTTTGCCGTTGTCTTCAAAAAGTAAGGATAACTCATGGTTTAAAAGACTCAGGTGAAGGTCTACTTTAGAAGCTTCCGCATGTTTTAACGTATTGGTCATCAACTCCTGTATCATCTTAAAAAGTTCCATTTGGACCGTATCGTCAATCGCATTAATATCCACTTCAGGATGTGGGTGAAAACCTATTTTTAGTTTTCCGCTACGCGAAATAGAGACAATATATTCCCGTATCAAATCGGAAAAAGCATTTTGTCTAAACTTTTTGGGAATCAGCGTGTGTGAAATGTCCCGTACCAATTGATATGTCTCGTCCAATTGTCCGTTAATATCTTTCCATCTATCGGATTCATTGGTCATGGAAGCTACTTGTAACTTTATACCAGCAAGATTGCCGCCAATACTATCATGCAGCTCTTGGGCAATTCTTTTTCGCTCTTCATCTTGCCCGTCAATAGATGCTTTAATAAGGTTAAGTTCTTGTTCCTGCTTTAGCGTAGTAACCTTTTGTTGACTAATTATTTCTTGCTTTTTGTTCAATTCGCTTTGCGTCTGTATCTTTTGATAGTAGACATAGAGTAGGGCAATTATGGGTATTAGAATAACGAGGAAGCCAATGAGAAATGCTTTTTGAACGGTCTTCTGCCTTTTGAGTTCTGCAGCCTTGATGAGTTGGTCTTCTTCAAGGCTGGAAATGGCCTTTTCTTTTTCTAGAGTTTCATATTGAATTTCGAGTTCTTTTATGATTTCCCGTTGTTGTTTGGTATTTATTTGATGGTTGACACTGGAGAGTTGTGTCATTACGGCATAGGCATTTTGGTAGTCTTCTAACTTAGCAAAACTTCTAGCTTGTATAATTAATGCTTCTTTCTGAAACTGTAGGTTTTCGCGATCTATAGCGTTGATATAG
This genomic interval from Zobellia roscoffensis contains the following:
- a CDS encoding efflux RND transporter periplasmic adaptor subunit, whose protein sequence is MKNLYKYIAVTLFVLMLGLTSCGDSQTKENGSESNHGHEETGKHEEGKEEVMLNEQQYEALQMQTDTLHMRNMSGYVEANGQLEVPPQNEAAITSVVGANVVAIEVIEGDKIEKGQTVAYLSHPNIIQKQTDYLNAFSNSQFLKKEYERQKKLYDAGVGSGLNFQKAEAEYQASRGKVRGMAAQLKQLNINAAGVQKGTIYQRVALRSPIEGHVQKVNVKTGQYVDPQAHLFEVVDTHHVHADLMVFEKDVYKIKEGQTVKFYVQSLGEKELIAEIYSIGKTFEKSPKALHVHAEIENKEGNLIPGMYIKGRIQVANNDVKAIPESAIAKDGNKSFVFTVEEEGDAFSFVPYEVTIGSVDDGWVAIDFFKEINDSARFAFNNAYYLMAEMKKGEAEHSH
- a CDS encoding heavy metal translocating P-type ATPase gives rise to the protein MDEGCCGSGDSCSTEKSNNPYLPAILSFTLLLAGMAMDYFEVPFFQGWVRLIWYVAAYIPVGFPVMKMGWNAILKGQFFTEFFLMTVATVGAFVLGEYPEGVTVMLFYAVGELFQDAAVSRAKGNIQALLDVRPNEARVFRNEEYVTVVPDEVKIGEKVQVRVGEKIPIDGILLSEKASLNTAAISGESKPTSAIKGAKVFEGSINLDGVVEVESSKEFKDSSIARILDMVQNATARKSKTELFIRKFARIYTPIVVYLAIALTLLPYFFVEIYVFQDWLYRALVFLVISCPCALVISIPLGYFGGLGAASRNGILFKGASFLDTMTKLNTIAMDKTGTVTKGVFKIRDIVLHGNGQNESTITQNELMNYLAALESQSTHPIAKAIMDFHLKEDLGFSATEVTEVAGMGLKGTVNGKTVFAGNETLLTAHGIRVPDTALAIADSLVMIAIDDVFVGYVTIADELKDDAGQAVLEMKKTGITNIIMLSGDTDAITQGVAKKLNIKNAKGGLLPEDKLDEVERLKKKPRATVAFVGDGINDAPVLAASDVGIAMGGLGSDVAIETADVIIQTDQPTKVAQAIEIAKSTRRIVWQNIALAFGVKAFVLLLGASGMATMWEAVFADVGVALLAILNAVRLQHMKWD
- a CDS encoding outer membrane beta-barrel family protein; the encoded protein is MHLKFTTTFLPLLLTLFLANMSQAQNGEIEITGTVVETGGQPVAFATVLIGDKATQKGITGTTTLDDGSFSLKTDAQDFFVEISFIGFEKKRFDNLVPANGKIDLKKITLAADAQQLSEVVVAGEVSRTQFKLDKRVFNVGKDISSTGASALEVLNNVPSVNVNIEGQISLRGSQGVQVLINGKPSILTGEGGNALGTITSDMIERVEVITNPSAKYDAEGTSGIINIVIKKEEREGFNGSISLNTGSPDNHSFGLSLNRRTERFNLFSQLGAGYRELPDDRENINRNLVSGTSIFSKGKEYRNEEFYNIILGTDYYINENNVLTLSGNFAYEIEDQPSQTNYESRDADNQLVSEWERTETTEATNPKYQYELQYKSDFKDHEDHDLLFSALGNFFGKDQSSDFEDLTISGEDQDAVQRTRTEFKEAEYTFKLDYTRPFNEEWTMETGGQYVMNDVSNDYEVDDLENEVYVSNPNLTNVFEYDQKVLAIYGTGAYESGKWGVKAGVRAEQTNLNTLLKNTNEKNEQKYTNLFPSAHTSYKFNDKVSIQAGYSRRVYRPDLWDLNPFFNIRNNFNIRQGNPDLQPEFTDSYEVTSIYIIGKASLNFSVYHRYTTEVIESINTLEGDVNISKPENIGTNKATGVEFNGKYSPVKWFTATTDINYNRFVRDGSLGSQVFDFNADRWSGKLMAKIKLPADIDFETTGNYQSSYETVQGNTSDNLFLDLGARKKILKGKGVVNFSVRDVFASRVNETETIQDTFSTYSRRQRGRFITFGFSYGFGKGEAMEYSGRRR
- a CDS encoding response regulator; the protein is MKYNLIIADDHKMFIDGLLSILNDAPEFSVATTAKNGAQVVKYLDINGANELHLLITDLSMPEMDGIELNRIVKEKYPTLKTLVVSMHIDGGMIEKLIQNNVDGYVPKNAEKDELLTAMRTVVKGEKYFSQEVKRAYTDAMFENKKQEKVHLTDREKEVLKLIADEYTTQEIADELFLSKHTIESYRKNLISKLQVKNLAGLTKHAIKIGLLDS
- a CDS encoding tetratricopeptide repeat-containing sensor histidine kinase — encoded protein: MAFSGVSAQEATNDSVTTTQPQRITFSTIPNNREEPLQSYYDALKNADFGSQRFSIFEQLADQHITRGNTDSILHYGNLYIKELGNWQQPDSSKTYHYAKAHYFLGIGNHFNGLLDKSIEWHIKGLQDAESTNSTEFQYRNKIGLSHNYILKSETDKALMMLTKAVLNYGTEFPKLTIQAHLLMGNAHLFKKEYDLARTDYEEALRMAMDFKVAEKELSAKLNLAKLAEAQQDYEKAFQGYEFVRNQALAQDFTAIYFEGSLLLAKLYYKEEMYKTANIALSFAYINAIDRENLQFQKEALIIQARSFAKLEDYQNAYAVMTQLSSVNHQINTKQQREIIKELEIQYETLEKEKAISSLEEDQLIKAAELKRQKTVQKAFLIGFLVILIPIIALLYVYYQKIQTQSELNKKQEIISQQKVTTLKQEQELNLIKASIDGQDEERKRIAQELHDSIGGNLAGIKLQVASMTNESDRWKDINGQLDETYQLVRDISHTLIPKKFRQNAFSDLIREYIVSISRSGKLKIGFHPHPEVDINAIDDTVQMELFKMIQELMTNTLKHAEASKVDLHLSLLNHELSLLFEDNGKGFDITATNHGIGFENIRSRITQLNGTLHIDSTPNRGTVIAIEIPIKKISHEI